NNNNNNNNNNNNNNNNNNNNNNNNNNNNNNNNNNNGCACACTGTTGCTGCCCGGATTATGAGGGAACACTGAGTGGCATAGTTACAGTTACATATTGATGGAACTGTTCTtagctctgttatggggccagatGAATGATTGTTTCGAGGCACTGTGGTAGCACAATTTGGATGGCATAATGGTTGTCACCACTTAAAATTCGGTATTTAGTCTGATTGACTACTGTGGCTATGGCCCTATGCATATTTTTTCAGAAGAAGAGTAGATATTTACCTTACATGGACGACCATCTACTGTCTGCTCCTCGAACTCCTCTCCGATTTTGAAGTGGATCTCGGTGGTGCGAACGGTGGTGGAAGTTTTGATGTAGAAGGACTCATCTTCCTGCTTGATCTCCACAGCCGGTTTCGAGGCCGCAGCCACCGCAATTTTCCTTAACATAACATTGACGCCTGtgaaaaatggtaaaaaagtaGTTTTAACGGTGCCACCTATGACAGCCAAAATATTTTGCACCGTTGCTACCATTATCTAGTCATCTGATCTTGATGAAATAAACGACCAGACAAGATTTTAAAGGTGAGATTTTGCTTTGCTTTTATGGTAGGAAATTGGTGtcaaataaaacatttaaaaaggtCATCCAATTTCAGCTGATCTGTCAGCTGGTAGAGGAGACAGAACCCAGACGCTCTTCCTCAGGACAGCTAATTTTATCCTCATTTGTCATAGGAACGTCTGTCAATGTAGTGGGGGAACCCTATACCACATTACATGACAGATGGATTCCAGAGATGTTCCTGCACCTGTGGGCCATTAGACTCTCCGCTTAAATTGCACAAAGTGGTCAATGAAATAAATCAAAACGAGAATGAATTACTAAAATTAacaaaaacatttgaaaaaataatcataaatgtTATCTCTAAATTCCTTCTTTTTCTCTAAAGTGACAGTCTGGGAGCCAGAAGAAATGAACCATGGCCACCACCATACATGGACTCCCTACAAATAGGGCTTCCCAAAGAGCCAGGCCTTAAGAGTGAACATTTTCAGAGTTGTTTCTGACAGAGAATACTTCTACATTCCTTGTATGAAAATCTCTCACTTGTGTCCCAACCCTTGAGAAAAGAATCTgtaacatttttgcaaaaataacTGACCCGCGTGAGTTGCTACTTTATTTCCTTTAGGTGATATACTTAAGAAATAAGCCAGGCCCGTGGCGGAGTGAAGAGCCGCACTTGTCATCGTGGAAATACTTCAAATAAAGTTACACTAATTGCTCAGTATGTTATGATGAATGCCACTAATAGGCCAAAGGAAATGAATGAAAACCGCCATGTGTGGAAGTACAAAAATGTGTAAGATATATGAGCTAACATTCctacatgacagtgaaaaaaaactttGTGGCAATACTACAAAAACATTCACATGAGGTGTCACGAAAATGAATACATCTAAATTATTTGAGCAATTTAAGGGCACCATTCTGGATGCCacacaaataaagaaaacaaCAACTTCCCTCCCCAAAATAACACAATTGTAGTATGGTTTTGAAGTCAACCATCAACCACTATGATATTCATCCAAAAAAATCTGTCCTATGTGCCACTGTGTATGAGGGTAGATAAGAGATGATGTCATGGGGAAAGTAGGACTAAGCATGTTGAATTCCCATGCCCGATCACGAGAGATAGACATGACCAGGGGTGTTTGGCAGCGAGTAACTCACCTCTCTCTCCCTTTTTAGAAAACATGTACATGTGTATGGAGAAGTGAGGCAGGAGGGAGTATAGCTTGTGGCTGAATTAGTGTTTGGCCGATAACTATTGAAGGTGCATGAGCATCTTTAGGCTACAGGTTTCAGGTGCAACCACAACTTCTGGAGTAGATCACCAAAGTTACCAACTGTACTGTTGGCAAATTCAGGACAAATAGACCCCATCTCTGGGGAACACCCCAACCAGAGTGGGACCATCCATATATGGGCATGGTTTACGAAAGTTCCACCCATTTTTGGCACAGGACAGCCAGATTTTTTCTGAAAATTAAAATCAATTCCTGCAAGTTTTGGGACTGTTGGCAGCTATGGCTCTCCATAGGATTGTGGAGAACCTTTAGTACCACCCAATAAGAGTGACCTTTGTAGCTCACCAAAACTATTCAGGTATTGCCTAGCAAGCACAGCAGagatggaatctgactggttgttgTGGAGGACACCAGTTTTTATAAGCCCCACCTTTCCCCTCTGTGACCTAGACATCCATCCAGGACATAGGCCAATCTCATAAATACCAATGATAGgagataagattttttttttcttttctgaaaaAAAGAACTTGTTGTACTTGGAAATCCACAATAAGTGGATTGTGGAGTATCAAGAACATGAACTCTAGAGTCACGACTGGAGAAAAGTCATTAGCTAAGCATAGGAAGACTGCTGTGTCTTGTGAGGTCTTCACCCTCCGCCAGGTTCAGGGCAGTCATATGATTTCTCCCGCATCGGTGAAAGTCACGTCTCTAGAGAAGTATGATTCAGCTCAGTACAGAAGATAATAGACTGAGCTGTAATTTTCTCCTATAAGACTCATCTTGTCTGGAATGAATAAAGAATAAAGGCCTTGTCTGCTCAGGGCCTTGGCTGCCAATAGAGGTAATGCTGGCAGACACCGAGCCTCGGCCCCACCCTGATAAAATCAAAACTTCTCCCATCATAGGTGGCCTTTGATAACCTTAGGAGGAAATGTCCCCGGGACCTTTATTATACAGTTCGtgatttccatttttatatttagaTTCTTTTTCTCTAAGCTACAATTATTAAAAATCCATATTTTCTTTTTAGCCAAAATTACTTTTAGTTATTATAgcccaaaaaacataattttaatgAGTTTAATAAATTATTTATCATTGTCTCattaatagttttatttttaatccTTTACAATGATTATACTGTTTTGCACCCTACAATCTATAACAGGattttgtaactttttattgtttttacgtTGATGAACTAAATATCGGATATGTTTGTTTTACACcacatttttacctttttatgttattttagacTACATTACATGTTTTTATCCCCAGTAGTAAATAATTGAATATTATATATTAGATGATATCTGTTTTTCTCTTGAGTCTGGCCGACAGCTGTTCCTCCCAGTTCCCCCATATGCATACATGCTGGCCTCTTGTATATGTTCTCTATAGGGCAAGATTCATAAGCCACCGACACACTCTGGTAGGGACTTATCTTGCCTGAGAACATAAGGATTGCGCATTAAGTGCAACTACCTGTTTCTCCATTTCTGACATCTGCTGTTGGGGGGAGAGTCGAGACATCTCCATGCACATAAGATGGTTTGCTGATGTCTCCAGAATTTGCAGATCTGGCTAACATTAATGGGGTTCTCTGGTCTACAGAAGTGGATGACCATtccccaggataggtcttcaatatcagattggtggaggtccgactcctggcaccccccacGATCAACAGTTTTTGACTGCTATGACACCAGGAACTATACAATATACGGAGCTCGAGGTAGACAGctccgtacactgtatagtgggtgTGCAGGGACACTAcagctcaagtgaatgggatctggGCTTTAGTACGCTGGTGCTGAAAGCTACACAGTTTGCAATTCAGTCTGCGTCTAGCTCCACACACTTGGAGTAGCCCAAAACAGCTCATCTGTGGGGTGTCCTTCTGTTTTTCCCTCTATAGTCAAAGGTCTAGCTATTAGGGTGCAATGGTTGTGGCCTCACCTAGTCACTGGACCTTGAGGGGGCTCAAGAGGTCTCCCTGCCCAATATGAGTAGACCAATGCCACAAATAATGCATGATAGTGGGGAAATGATCCTATGGATTTTGCAATGGGGCCCAAGAGCTTCAAATTACAGAAACCTTTATACATTATCACCAAACAATGGCTGCTTTGTGACTAGATAGATTTACCACCCAGGAGCCTGGGAATGGTAGGTGGCAGCTGTAATGGCAGACATGTTGGTTTCTGCCAATGTTTCTTACAAAATGATGTAAGATGAAGAAAGGCCTTGACCATTTGACAGCACTGGAAGACACaaggactcaattttaccagggAAACTCTTTCATGGGCTCTCATACACATTTGTGTCACTAGACTTGCTAAATTCCAGGTCTGGTTTTAAACAATGATATAGAGTTGGGTTCAAAGTAACTTATCTAGTGGAAGTGTTAAATACTAAGAAGCTCTCGCATACACAAGAAGACATCTTCATTGCAGGCCTTCTGCACTCTAGGCTTTGATCTTTCTATAGGCCGATAAAGCATAAGGCCGTAAAGTCTTCAGGAGATTTACACAACCCTCATAAACAATAGAGAAGGCTCTAAACCTCAGGAGAAGCTGTGTTCTGAATCATCTAAAAGCCATAAAGATGACCGAGGTCTATTGGTTTTTTTGTTTGATGTTCAGAGGTTAAACTAAGGTTGAAGGAAATGGTCAAAATGACTCTTTGCAATTTGGTCAGGTCAAGGAAACCTGGCAGTTTAATCTGATTGGGGTCATAAGTAATTATAAGAAATTCAGGCGGGTAACTTGTAGACCAGGAAGACCATGGCAAAAATAAAATGGGGCTCGTGGACCATGCATGCTCAGAAGTGACTCATCTGACTCCACCTCCACCACTACTTCACAAAAGAGCCATGTTGAATTACACACGGTGGCCAATTGCAAAATTGGACCCCACAATTTTTGATGATTTGatttatgtcaatttttttttgggttgagggagagagatagagagaggcaAGTTAGATCATCAACTAGTTAGATTACCGGCATTTTAGATACCACTAGTTAGACAGATCCTGGGTTGAGCCCCATTACTTCTATTTTGATATGTTATAAAAAGTGTCCTCAGTCcaaaatgaaagaaataaaaaaaatctcataac
This region of Bufo gargarizans isolate SCDJY-AF-19 chromosome 11, ASM1485885v1, whole genome shotgun sequence genomic DNA includes:
- the LOC122921395 gene encoding cellular retinoic acid-binding protein 2-like, with the translated sequence MPNFSGNWKMKHSENFEEMLKALGVNVMLRKIAVAAASKPAVEIKQEDESFYIKTSTTVRTTEIHFKIGEEFEEQTVDGRPCKVNIYSSSEKICIGP